The DNA region TCTATCACAAGCCAATACCTATTTACAACTATAGAAATAACCAACTGTATAGTTCATGTCTGGatacaggtgcaaacacttcaaagtaGTCTAAACCAGACTTTTGTAGGAATTATCTAGATATTAACCTTGCCTTATGCTTGACAACTGAACCATATGGCTTTAGCTTTATCTTGAAAACCCATCTCGCATTGCTGACTTTCTTGTTCTAAGGAAGAACAATCAATTCTCATGTCTTGTTTCTTTCAATAACCTCAAGCTCTTCCTTCACGATGTTCATCCACACTTTCTTCTTCAGAGCCTCATTGATGCTGTCAGGTTTAGAGTGTACCATCATGGCACTCTACATGACTTCCTCTTCAGATTCAATCTCAATATCTTGCAGCAACTCAAAATCTACAAGTATCCTTGGTATTTGTCTAACTCTCTGTGGTCTCTAGAACCCTTCAGAAGTAGGACCACCTTCAGAAGATCCACATTCATAAGTTCCACCTTCAGAGGCTGGACCACCTTCAGAAGCTCCACCTTCACAAGCAGTACTACCTTCAAAGGCTAGACCATCTTCAGAGGATGAATCACCTTTAGAGTCAGACTCACCTTCAGAGTGAAAGTCATCTTCAGAGCCAGACTCACCTTCGGAGTTAGAATCATCTTCAAATTCAGACTCTTCTTCATAGTCAAAATCACCTTCAGAAGCAAAATCTCCTTTAGAGGCAGAATCAGACTCTAGCGTTGACATTACActagagttggattgagacttgcTCTAATCCAATATTTCTGATTCTTTTACTATGACATCTTTGTTGACTTCAACTTTGTTGGTAACTGGACAATAAAGCTTATAAGTACATGTACTGTGGTAAACTATAACCAACATGACCTTGATTTTGTCATCCAATTTCCTTCTAGTAGCATCTAGTATATGTTTGTAAAATACTAAACCAAACACCTTGAAATGGATGACACTTTGCTTTCTTCCAGTCCACTTCCCAATAGGAACTATTCCTTTAACTTCTTTGTTGGACATCTGCTGATAAGATGATATGTGGATTAAGTTGTTAATGCTTTAGGACACAAGTCCAATGTTTGAtgataaaaatataatttttattattatgtTGAGTTTATAATGAATTCCTCACGAGGAGGAAATTTTTGATTTTGAGATGTTTGGTTCAGAGATGAACCATTATTGTGGCCTTGTAGTGGCGATGTTCATGCTGAGTTTTAGGTTTCAAAGAGAAACCGGTGACGAGTATTGGAGATGGATGTTGAGTATTATTTCATGTCACGTCGCCAATACAAGGCCACAATAATGTAATGATCGTCTAAACTCGAAATTATATAAATTGGTATAGATAGGTTACAACAACATAATTTGTGTTTGACCCGAGGTATTTGATCAACCCACGCCTACGATTTTCGTCAtcatacacccaacaaccaaccccGCAATATTACCAAACCCAACAACAATGTCAACCCACtcaaacccaacaaccaaccccACAACATTACCATACCACATACACTTAATAACCAACCGGACATGATTACAAAACCAGATACACCCAAACCTGCGACCAATTCATGCTACACGCATGTTAGCTCCCAATTTCGACGCCCATATAAATTAAGAGAATAAAGTTTCCTATGAAGACTTTTCGACAAAACTATGCGTTCGAAGTTCTAGTCGAAGATGCCTTGGTGTGAGGGTAAAGGTGTTGTgtggacttagaaatatttttagTAGTTTAAGGTGTTTTCGACAGAAACGTCACCAATTGTAGTTCGACGAGggattcaaattcaaataaaggagggaactTTTGTTCTTATCTAAAACTGTTGAGAATACACGTCGAGCATAGTGGATGGTTACATATATGCAAAGCGCCACTTGTCTCGATTTGGTGGAAAGACCGTTGGAGACGGTTACTTCGACTAGTATAAATAAAaggtcttagtgttaggatcTGGGTGTGTGTGCTCAAGTGTGAACAAAGTCTGTCAATTTTACCAAAGTATCCGTGTGCAGAGAAAGAGTAAATTGAGAAATATATGTTTGATGTTACACCATTGTCTTTTACTTGAAGTAATTTAATCAATTCTTTATTTTCGGAATTTTACTTTTATCCAGAAATTTATCTTTACTGCCATTTACTTTTGATTTATAGCATTACTCTTGccctttttcattttttttcttctattttttaAATCCTTTAGCGAATTACTGTTGGTATGAACACCGTCAAAGTGTTTATGTTCATTAGAATTCACATTCAAAAATAGTTAGCATATGTGCTAGGATCAATTTGATCGATCATGTGAGTAACCAAATATAGTAATTTGGAAGGTCGGCGGTTGTTTATCATTTTTCACGGTAAACaacacccaaacacaaaaccaaaaGCATGACCCATACCACCAACAACCGTATGCCGCCACCACATCTTACCATAGCACCGATGAGGCATATGGTACCACCATATCCTACCATAACATCCAACAAATGTACACCCAAACATCACACCGTCAAAGCACCCAACCAACACATGCCTTTCAAACACCACAACAACCATTGCTTCACTTCCAAAATAAATAAGTGTCCCAATTCAACCAACCCGTTAGCCCCCTATACATAACCCAACAAACACGACCCAACTACGACAAAATGGACACCGAACTCGATTACGACaacacaaactactagggagatATGATGGACAATTTGTTAGATAACACTAATATCCCAGGAACCTCGCACCGAACACCTCAGGCTCAAGTGAATACTAGGAGACCCCAAACACTTCAAAAAAATCGTGGGAGGCCTCGACGGTAAGCGAATGCGCCAGACTATGGAATCGATAGGCGTTACGATCGAACGAGTCATTAATATTTTTTCAAATCATTGtgtaattttattttaatttttgttattaaataaaaaaattaaattataaaaaaattataatttatttttttctatttaatatttattattattattttgttattaatttaattaaaaaaataatcaaataCACATAGGTGACAAGGTTCTGACACCTACTCTTAAGTTTCAAAAGCAAGTACTCGTATCATTGACATGACACTAGTGCATGCATTAGAGGCATGAAGTATTAGTTAAAATTAGATTACATGCATTAATAATATTTATACATATTCTTTATAATGAAtttttatttattcaaaacataattattttgataaataatttaaaatgttaattgtttgaatattttatttaaaaaattcaattatttgaaaaaaattcacaaaaaatataCAAATTTCTCTTTTGTCTGTCTCTGACTCTCTCTTTTTTATTTGGTAAAACTCACtcatttttaaaaatagaaaaatcagtGTTAATTTTTACTATagttttttcttcttcttattttttcCGTCTTATATAAGTATTTTATTTAAGCTCGGCATAATTCTAAAAATATTCTTATTTATTATAATCGATGGAGTTGTTAAAAAAATAAAAGTTATTAAATAAGAGTATGaaaatggaaaaaataaataaatattatattaatattCTAAAAgaatatttattttaaaaacataaaaaaaaattacaaaacaCTTTTTATTAGACCAAAGAATATCAATTTTTTTTCTCTTCCTTCTGGTAACCAAATAAACCTCTCTCCATTTAAGTACTAGCATACAAATTCCAGAATGACATGCACAGTTTTTACACTGGAGTGGTCAAACCTCaaaacaacaaacaacaacaacaatgcaAACATCAATCGCATTCTCTCCATTTCCAAACGCACTCATCAAATTCAGAACACAACCTTCCAAACCAAACCCTATTTCTCACCGAACCAAACCATCTTTTCCCATTACACTATGCAATTTTCAACCTCAATCACCCTCAACCCCCTCCACATTGAAATCCCCCTTAACCCGCGTCTCCAACGCGGGTCCTCTTCGTTGCGGCATTTCGTCGAACAGCGAGAACGCAAATGTGGGTGAGAGGAGTTTAAGGCAGTGGGTCGAGCTTACTGGTGAGGTGATATCGACGGCGTTTCCTTTGTGGGTTACCATTGGGTGTGTATTGGGTTTGGTGAGACCGAGTTCATTCACTTGGGTTACTCCTAAATTGAGCATTGTGGGTCTTAGTGTAATTATGCTTGGTATGGGTATGACTTTAACTCTTGATGATCTTCGCTCTGCTCTTTCTATGCCTAAAGAAGTCTTCTCTGGTTTTTTCCTTCAATATTCGGTTAGTATCTCTGTATGTAATTTTTGACATAGGTTTGGAGGATTAATGTAGTTTAACTATATGGTTAATTAAGTTTAGTAGATGATTAATGGATATAACAAGGTGTCCAACTCATTAATAGTCAACTAAACACAATTAACCAAAATTTTCGAACATCATTAACCACGATTTTCAGGTATATATTTGAAGACAAATTGTGGTCATTGGAAATCATGTATATTCAGAACAATAGCAAATCATGATTATTTGAGCACATTTTGGATAGTTAATGATTATCATGTATATTGTGATTCAAAACAGCATATTAGTTCACATGTTTTATATCGTTCCAAATTGTTTATCTTGATGAGAACTTCTTTCTGACAATTTTCAGGTGATGCCATTATCTGCGTTTTTTATAAGCAAACTCTTAAATCTTCCCTCACATTATGCAGCTGGTTTAATATTAGTTGGGTGCTGTCCAGGAGGTATGCGTTTTAGTCTGCCCTTAACCTCGGTTTTACGTAGTCTTTGTTGGTTGCATCACATTGTGTAGATGGAGAATTATGCTTTCTGTCTACCTGTAACCTATTCTATGCAGTCTTTGTTTGGTTGGGACACATTTGGTATTATGGAGATGGTGCTTTATGATTTATGTCTATCCTTAACCTAATTTTTGTAGTCTTTGTTTGGTTGCAGGCACAGCTAGTAATATTGTTACATATCTTGCACGGTACATGAATGTTATTCTAGTGAATGTTTTATTATAGATTTGATGAGCATGGTAATCTTGATGATCTATTTGTTTTGCCAGTGGAAATGTGGCGCTTTCCGTTGTAATGACAGCTGCAAGCACTCTATCAGCCGTGGTTAGTATATTAAGATAATCATCTTAGTTCTGTATTTTTTTGCTATATCAGCTCTTCAAAACACAGCATCAGGAAAAGAGTAAAAAAGAATCTTGGGGGAGGGGTTTGTGTGTTGAACTGAATTTTTATATTAGCGATTGAGTAGTACTTTTTTTGGTAAACAACTTTTCAATTTGATTTGTTGACGTCTAAATATTGCAGATCATGACTCCTTTTCTGACAGCCAAACTAGCTGGTAAATATGTAGCTGTGGATGCAGCTGGCTTATTAATGTCGACATTGCAGGTTAACACTCATTCTCAAATAGTATCTCTGTTTTTAATTTGTTGCGACGCTTCTTTGACAATGTTTCCCCTTCTCTCACAAAAAAAATCTGTCTCTACATTCTCTCTTAACAGGTCGTGCTTTTTCCTGTATTAGCTGGTGCGCTTCTGAATCAGTATTTCCAACCTCTTGTTAAACTTGTATCTCCATTGATGCCACCCTTGGCCGTTGCAACTGTGGCAATTTTATGTGGAAATGCAATTTCACAGAGTTCTTCTGCAATCCTTATGTCTGGAAGACAGGTAATCTTAGCCGTCTGCCTTCTTCATGCTTCTGGTTTTTTCTTCGGGTACGTTCTTGCAAGGATTCTCGGGCTAGATATGCCATCATCGCGAACCATATCCATTGAAGTTGGCATGCAGGTAAATTTAATATTCTGTGATTACAAATTTTAAGCATAGGCAGATTGCTAGTTAATACACCTTTACATGGTCCTTTGTTCAATTCCGCAAAATCTGACCTGTTTCTTTAAAATCGATATTCTAGAACTCGGTTCTCGGTGTAGTGCTGGCTGCCAAGCACTTTGGAGACCCCCTAACAACGGTACCTTGTGCTGTTTCAAGTGTGTGTCACTCAATCTTTGGTAGCATCTTGGCAGGAATGTGGAGACGTTCTGTGCCTCCTGAGATAAAGGACTGAACATAGTTAGCTGAATAAGGATTTGAGTGTAACTAGGATGTTCATT from Lathyrus oleraceus cultivar Zhongwan6 chromosome 1, CAAS_Psat_ZW6_1.0, whole genome shotgun sequence includes:
- the LOC127098342 gene encoding probable sodium/metabolite cotransporter BASS1, chloroplastic — its product is MQTSIAFSPFPNALIKFRTQPSKPNPISHRTKPSFPITLCNFQPQSPSTPSTLKSPLTRVSNAGPLRCGISSNSENANVGERSLRQWVELTGEVISTAFPLWVTIGCVLGLVRPSSFTWVTPKLSIVGLSVIMLGMGMTLTLDDLRSALSMPKEVFSGFFLQYSVMPLSAFFISKLLNLPSHYAAGLILVGCCPGGTASNIVTYLARGNVALSVVMTAASTLSAVIMTPFLTAKLAGKYVAVDAAGLLMSTLQVVLFPVLAGALLNQYFQPLVKLVSPLMPPLAVATVAILCGNAISQSSSAILMSGRQVILAVCLLHASGFFFGYVLARILGLDMPSSRTISIEVGMQNSVLGVVLAAKHFGDPLTTVPCAVSSVCHSIFGSILAGMWRRSVPPEIKD